A stretch of Caenorhabditis elegans chromosome IV DNA encodes these proteins:
- the ndc-80 gene encoding Kinetochore protein ndc-80 (Confirmed by transcript evidence): protein MFGDRRKTGGLNLNGRASIAITPTKRFTDYTGSTSVRKTDARPSLSQPRVSLFNTKNSSVAPRDVKSLVSLNGSKIYNFLVEYESSDAPSEQLIMKPRGKNDFIACFELIYQHLSKDYEFPRHERIEEEVSQIFKGLGYPYPLKNSYYQPMGSSHGYPHLLDALSWLIDIIRINSAVSEDTQNILFGDFMEQGKAQEKTLNYAWMTSTFRDYTNDRKAAENPSSSYWDDTKHRLRKYFEQSNEFEDMTKTAASALEMLNYECDEIEADKGNEASLKEEISRIRDDIRKAKDYLEQNLHVKQHMEKELAMVKSEQEEKISENEKVQKMVDDLKNKIELQKQIHGLTGKEVRQMNLDNNKDKEVVLEIQSELDRLSKETWKLKDEDFFKEQKSKFIHLAEQIMKILSGLNIQMNLEPLRAPTNERDLKDYWETLNKIWVPEISRQLHQRKLELETEQSRFSNKAVTAEERIQIQSETLCEAKKNEAREERIRRNERDSWKDARKHIEQRYEQLLNEKEVLLKQMKLDGSLEKEIEDETARMSATGEEHIQKRSQLEAGIRQILDLMVVEIAEIENKKIGFHVQCAGIEKAVL from the exons ATGTTTGGAGATCGAAGAAAAACGGGCGGCTTGAATCTCAACGGACGTGCCTCAATCGCTATCACTCCGACTAAAAGATTCACCGATTATACTGGATCAACATCAGTCAGAAA AACTGACGCTCGCCCCAGTCTGAGTCAACCTCGTGTGTCATTGTTTAATACTAAAAATTCATCAGTTGCTCCGCGAGATGTGAAATCATTGGTCAGCTTAAATGGAAGCAAAATTTACAACTTTCTTGTGGAATATGAAAGCTCGGATGCACCATCAGAACAGCTCATTATGAAACCTCGTGGAAAGAATGATTTCATTGCTTGTTTCGAATTAATTTACCAACATCTCAGTAAAGACTACGAATTTCCACGGCATGAGCGGATTGAAGAGGAGGTGTCCCAGATATTCAAAGGTCTTGGATACCCGTATCCACTCAAAAACAGCTACTACCAACCAATGGGATCTTCTCATGGATATCCACATCTTCTTGACGCACTTTCTTGGCTTATTGATATCATTAGA ATCAATTCTGCTGTCAGTGAGGACACACAAAATATCCTGTTCGGTGATTTCATGGAACAGGGAAAAGCTCAAGAAAAAACGCTCAATTATGCATGGATGACAAGTACATTCAGAGATTATACAAATGATCGAAAAGCAGCAGAAAATCCCAGTTCTTCATACTGGGACGACACGAAGCATCGTCTACGGAAGTATTTCGAGCAATCCAATGAATTCGAGGATATGACTAAAACAGCTGCATCAGCTCTGGAGATGCTCAATTACGAATGTGATGAGATAGAGGCTGAT aaaggaaACGAAGCAAGCTTAAAAGAAGAGATATCAAGAATCAGAGACGACATCCGAAAAGCTAAAGATTATCTCGAGCAAAATCTTCATGTTAAGCAGCATATGGAGAAAGAACTGGCTATGGTGAAGTCGGAGCAAGaggagaaaatttcagaaaatgaaaaagtgcaaaagaTGGTGGACGATCTGAAGAACAAAATTGAGttgcaaaaacaaattcaCGGATTGACAGGAAAAGAAGTGCGTCAAATGAATCTTGACAATAATAAAGACAAGGAGGTGGTACTGGAAATTCAAAGCGAGTTGGATCGTCTATCAAAAGAAACATGGAAACTCAAAGATGAAGACTTCTTCAAAGAG CAAAAGTCCAAATTCATTCATCTCGCAGAacaaatcatgaaaattctCAGTGGACTTAATATTCAAATGAATCTTGAACCACTAAGAGCTCCAACGAATGAAAG aGATCTTAAGGATTACTGGGAGACGTTGAACAAGATATGGGTTCCAGAGATCAGCCGACAGTTGCATCAGAGAAAGCTTGAGCTTGAGACTGAACAgtcaagattttcaaataaagcagTTACCGCAGA AGAAAGAATCCAAATTCAAAGCGAAACACTCTGTGAAGCGAAGAAGAATGAGGCTCGCGAAGAACGAATTCGTCGAAACGAACGTGATAGCTGGAAAGATGCTCGCAAACATATTGAACAACGATATGAACAACTattgaatgaaaaagaagTACTTCTAAAGCAAATGAAACTTGATGGAAGCCTCGAGAAAGAAATCGAAGATGAGACCGCCAGAATGTCTGCAACTGGAGAAGAACACATACAAAAGAGATCTCAATTGGAAGCTGGAATCCGGCAAATATTGGATCTGATGGTAGTGGAAATCGCCGAGATTGAG aacaaaaagaTAGGATTCCACGTGCAATGTGCTGGCATTGAAAAGGCGGTTCTTTAG
- the ttr-39 gene encoding Transthyretin-like family protein (Confirmed by transcript evidence) — protein sequence MKVLIVLLFATILLTFSNASNLDEINANASETDEVIELIATQKPPVRFIDKVRAIGRKQAVGVKGKLMCGGRPVRNATVKLWDNDMFDPDDLIAETHVNEDGTFEVSGFAISITAIDPQLRIYHNCRSSSKVCRRKITFTVPDNYVNKGMQVNKWFDLGVPNMEIGVKHKEEPHCY from the exons atgaaagtTTTGATTGTTCTACTATTCGCCACAATCCTTTTGACATTCTCCAATGCTTCAAATCTCGATGAAATCAATGCAAATGCATCTGAAACAGATGAAGTAATTGAATTAATTGCAACTCAGAAGCCGCCAGTTCGTTTTATTGACAAAGTTCGTGCAATTGGAAGAAAACAGGCAGTCGGCGTAAAAGGGAAATTAATGTGTGGAGGACGCCCAGTTAGGAATGCCACTGTCAAATTGTGGGATAATGATATGT tcgatCCAGACGATCTTATTGCTGAAACCCATGTAAACGAAGACGGAACTTTCGAAGTATCTGGATTTGCAATTTCAATAACTGCAATTGATCCCCAACTACGTATATATCACAATTGTCGTTCATCTTCCAAAGTTTGTCGACGCAAGATTACTTTCACTGTCCCAGACAATTATGTGAACAAGGGGATGCAG gtgaaTAAGTGGTTTGACTTAGGAGTTCCTAACATGGAAATCGGTGTGAAGCACAAAGAGGAACCACATTGTTATTAA
- the ttbk-5 gene encoding non-specific serine/threonine protein kinase (Confirmed by transcript evidence), giving the protein MAVDKKEEEKDPMDNVRFKIGKRFGSYTIEKSLDEGGFGQVYLVRDNSGKRFALKAESNDMEGGSAIKLEALILRKLNDGESVIHVPKLLLSGKRKKYCYMVMTLLGKNLKCLKNKRPKERFTRGTWSRIGIQCLYGLKYMHDCGFVHRDIKPQNFMMGNEDDKERARIVHILDFGLARSFAKFSESSKTWSARRARGTAEFRGTLRYTSPNVHFRKEQGRVDDIWSLLFVLIELNGGLPWQNVQKREEVEAMKMIMTDQDVMLNMPPCMCDIIPHFRTLDCYMRPDYLLVFKALWQVMLNEGQTTSSRFDWETSDPDPSISPADWENPDGRFFKLDKIGINGPPPMDKCAAESTQQGDALKSDKGRSVNQKK; this is encoded by the exons ATGGCTGTCGATAAGAAAGAAGAGGAAAAGGATCCAATGGACAATGTTCGTTTTAAAATTGGCAAACG TTTCGGTTCGTATACAATAGAAAAATCTTTGGACGAAGGAGGATTTGGTCAAGTTTACCTCGTGAGAGATAATAGTGGCAAGCGATTCGCATTGAAAGCAGAATCGAACGATATGGAAGGAGGATCTGCAATCAAGTTGGAAGCGttgattctcagaaaattgaacGATGGAGAATCGGTGATTCATGTGCCGAAACTTCTTCTTTCAGGAAAACGGAAGAAGTATt GTTACATGGTAATGACACTTCTCGGCAAGAACTTGAAGTGTCTGAAGAACAAACGACCCAAGGAGAGATTCACACGTGGCACATGGTCCCGGATTGGAATTCAATGTCTGTACGGGCTTAAATACATGCACGACTGTGGATTTGTCCACAGAGACATTAAGCCGCAGAATTTCATGATGGGTAATGAGGATGACAAGGAAAGAGCTAGAATTGTTCACATTTTGGACTTTGGGCTAGCAAGATCTTTTGCCAAGTTT AGCGAGTCATCAAAAACTTGGAGTGCTCGTCGTGCTCGTGGAACTGCAGAATTCCGTGGAACACTTCGTTACACGTCCCCAAATGTCCATTTTCGTAAAGAACAAGGTCGAGTCGACGATATCTGGTCTCTACTCTTCGTGCTCATCGAGCTTAATGGAGGGCTTCCATGGCAGAATGTTCAGAAGAGAGAAGAGGTTGAAGCAATGAAAATGATAATGACAGATCAAGATGTTATGTTGAACATGCCTCCTTGTATGTGTGACATCATTCCTCACTTTCGTACACTTGACTGTTACATGAGACCGGATTATCT TTTGGTGTTCAAAGCTCTTTGGCAAGTGATGCTTAATGAAGGACAGACTACAAGCTCTCGCTTCGATTGGGAAACTTCGGATCCAGAT CCATCAATCTCTCCGGCGGATTGGGAAAATCCAGACGGTCGTTTCTTCAAACTGGACAAAATCGGAATCAATGGACCACCTCCCATGGACAAATGTGCTGCGGAGTCAACTCAACAAGGGGATGCTCTGAAGAGTGATAAGGGAAGATCGGTGAATCAAAAGAAATAG
- the C04G2.5 gene encoding BTB domain-containing protein (Confirmed by transcript evidence) gives MDNHDDKSKSDRFCDINNNMTTQFDRLSINSDASLVITSSRLAMQGADETSDWTPNKYSWFKLVTPNPVETRVVQQKAQMKGLKIHKMVHNFIPSRKQGYLGYYNFDVKSYEESEKARNLFPTDFVDAFCCQHLLGKNEQEFVFHAVNENDLKILCCIATYCKETKLDAPLDPMQHLNNLNLFYEAINNERAFIIMKDFMSDNGMKYLCRLKKDITDIRDRRNNN, from the exons atggatAATCACGACGATAAGTCAAAATCAGATCGTTTCTGTGATATAAAT AACAACATGACTACTCAATTTGATAGGCTATCAATAAATTCAGACGCTTCTTTGGTAATA ACTTCGTCGAGACTGGCTATGCAAGGAGCCGATGAGACCTCTGATTGGACACCAAATAAATATTCCTGGTTTAAGCTCGTTACCCCAAACCCGGTGGAAACACGTGTAGTTCAACAAAAAGCACAAATGAAAGG ActaaaaatccataaaatggTGCACAACTTTATTCCGTCAAGGAAACAAGGATATCTTGGATACTACAACTTCGACGTCAAAAGCTATGAGGAGTCTGAGAAGGCCAGGAATTTATTCCCAACAGACTTTGTTGATGCCTTCTGTTGTCAACATCTTCTTGGAAAGAACGAGCAAGAATTTGTCTTCCATGCGGTTAACGAAAATGATCTGAAGATTCTCTGTTGCATTGCAACATA TTGCAAGGAAACGAAGCTGGACGCACCGTTGGATCCAATGCAGCACCTCAACAACCTCAACTTGTTCTACGAAGCGATTAATAATGAGAGGGCATTCATTATTATGAAAGat TTCATGTCAGATAATGGGATGAAGTATCTTTGTCGACTCAAGAAGGACATCACCGACATTCGTGACAGAAGAAACAATAACTGA
- the col-2 gene encoding Cuticle collagen 2 (Confirmed by transcript evidence) translates to MDIDARIKAYKFVAYSAVTFSVVAVVSVFITLPMVYNYVNNVKKQIHTDVNFCKVSARDIWSEVHLIKDAPGNNTRVARQAYSTGGAGGGGGGGGGGCDGCCNPGPPGPGGSPGKPGKPGKPGAPGAPGNPGKGASAPCEPVTQPPCQPCPGGPPGPAGPAGPPGPPGPDGNPGSPAGPSGPGPAGPPGPAGPAGNDGAPGAPGGPGEPGASEQGGPGEPGPAGPPGPAGPAGNDGAPGTGGPGPAGPKGPPGAAGAPGADGNPGGPGTAGKPGGEGEKGICPKYCAIDGGVFFEDGTRRR, encoded by the exons ATGGACATCGACGCTCGTATCAAAGCTTATAAATTTGTTGCCTATTCGGCAGTCACCTTCTCGGTTGTCGCCGTTGTCTCTGTTTTCATCACATTGCCAATGGTTTATAACTATGTTAATAATGTGAAGAAACAGATTCACACTGATGTTAATTTCTGCAAGGTTTCTGCTCGTGATATCTGGAGTGAGGTGCATCTTATTAAGGATGCTCCAGGAAACAATACTCGTGTTGCTCGTCAAGCTTATTCCACTGGAGGAGCTGGAGGAGGCGGAGGCGGAG GCGGCGGAGGATGTGATGGATGCTGCAAtcctggaccaccaggaccaggtGGATCTCCCGGAAAACCAGGAAAGCCAGGAAAgccaggagctccaggagccccaggaaatCCAGGAAAAGGAGCATCAGCTCCATGTGAGCCAGTTACTCAACCACCATGCCAACCATGCCCAggaggaccaccaggaccagctggtccagccggaccaccaggaccaccggGACCAGATGGAAACCCAGGATCACCAGCCGGACCATCAGGCccaggaccagccggaccaccaggaccagcaGGACCAGCCGGAAACGACGGAgccccaggagccccaggaggaCCAGGAGAACCAGGAGCATCCGAGCAAGGAGGACCAGGAGAgccaggaccagctggaccaccaggaccagccggaccagCCGGAAATGACGGAGCCCCAGGAACCGGAGGaccaggaccagctggaccaaAGGGACCACCAGGAGCTGCTGGAGCACCAGGAGCTGACGGAAACCCAGGAGGACCAGGAACCGCTGGAAAGCCAGGAGGAGAAGGAGAGAAGGGAATCTGCCCCAAGTATTGTGCTATCGACGGAGGAGTCTTCTTTGAGGACGGAACCCGACGCCGCTAA
- the msp-36 gene encoding Major sperm protein 10/36/56/76 (Confirmed by transcript evidence), translating into MAQSVPPGDIQTQPNAKIVFNAPYDDKHTYHIKVINSSARRIGYGIKTTNMKRLGVDPPCGVLDPKEAVLLAVSCDAFAFGQEDTNNDRITVEWTNTPDGAAKQFRREWFQGDGMVRRKNLPIEYNP; encoded by the coding sequence ATGGCCCAATCCGTCCCACCAGGAGACATCCAAACCCAACCAAACGCGAAGATCGTCTTTAATGCTCCATACGATGACAAGCACACCTATCACATCAAGGTGATCAACTCATCGGCTCGTCGTATTGGATATGGTATCAAGACCACCAATATGAAGAGACTTGGAGTTGATCCACCATGTGGAGTTCTCGATCCAAAGGAAGCTGTGCTTCTTGCTGTTTCCTGCGATGCTTTCGCCTTCGGACAAGAGGATACCAACAACGACCGTATCACTGTTGAGTGGACCAACACCCCGGATGGAGCTGCCAAGCAATTCCGTCGTGAATGGTTCCAGGGAGACGGTATGGTTCGTCGCAAGAACCTTCCAATCGAGTACAATCCATAG
- the ttr-39 gene encoding Transthyretin-like family protein (Confirmed by transcript evidence) gives MQVNKWFDLGVPNMEIGVKHKEEPHCY, from the exons ATGCAG gtgaaTAAGTGGTTTGACTTAGGAGTTCCTAACATGGAAATCGGTGTGAAGCACAAAGAGGAACCACATTGTTATTAA